One window of the Synechococcus sp. CC9311 genome contains the following:
- a CDS encoding glycoside hydrolase family 104 protein: MLSSFAKLPFAVLPAFRQARGIGVVSVGLLLGLGQGIHAERSSERLDQAEQVASALLQDVKTDHKASPYSITPERRALLNTIRFAEGTWKDGHDLGYRTLYGGGQFEDLSKHPEKVVVKRYVSAAAGAYQFLPTTWEEVSGRLSLPSFSPEHQDQAALHLVKRRGALKEVDQKGLTAEAMNSLAPEWASFPTHSGRSAYGQPVKSHAELASFYSKNLQKLRQGA; this comes from the coding sequence TTGCTGAGCTCCTTCGCCAAGCTGCCCTTCGCCGTCTTACCCGCTTTCCGTCAAGCAAGAGGCATTGGTGTTGTCAGCGTGGGGCTGCTTCTAGGCCTTGGACAAGGCATTCATGCCGAGCGCTCCAGCGAAAGACTTGATCAAGCAGAGCAAGTGGCATCAGCCCTTCTGCAAGACGTCAAAACGGACCACAAAGCTTCCCCCTATTCAATCACTCCAGAACGACGCGCCCTGCTAAACACCATTCGCTTTGCAGAAGGAACTTGGAAGGATGGGCACGATCTTGGCTATCGCACTCTTTATGGAGGCGGCCAGTTTGAAGATCTCTCAAAACACCCAGAGAAGGTGGTCGTTAAGCGTTACGTCAGTGCCGCTGCAGGGGCTTATCAATTTTTGCCCACCACTTGGGAAGAAGTTTCAGGACGTTTGAGCTTGCCCAGTTTCTCTCCAGAACATCAAGACCAAGCGGCTCTTCATCTAGTCAAAAGACGCGGAGCTCTCAAAGAGGTAGACCAAAAAGGATTAACAGCCGAAGCGATGAATAGCCTCGCCCCTGAATGGGCATCTTTTCCCACCCATTCAGGACGCAGTGCCTACGGTCAGCCCGTCAAAAGCCATGCTGAGCTAGCAAGTTTCTATTCAAAAAATCTTCAGAAGCTTCGTCAAGGCGCCTAG
- a CDS encoding DUF2605 family protein, which yields MNQEADALLESLLDSLLNDFNHWFKRGQELLKACPDSVMPRVEREAMGVRIDEGLKAIIATRALVNATPAAMAISMEAMTPWHQLVIEVWGLAARVSEANAKNSL from the coding sequence ATGAATCAAGAGGCGGATGCTCTGCTGGAGTCGTTGTTGGACTCGTTGCTCAATGACTTCAACCACTGGTTCAAACGTGGTCAGGAGCTTTTAAAAGCTTGTCCGGATTCAGTGATGCCCCGAGTTGAACGCGAAGCGATGGGAGTGCGAATTGATGAGGGTCTAAAGGCGATTATTGCCACAAGAGCCCTCGTGAATGCCACCCCAGCAGCTATGGCTATCTCGATGGAGGCGATGACTCCTTGGCACCAGCTCGTGATCGAGGTCTGGGGCCTTGCAGCCCGTGTATCGGAGGCAAATGCGAAGAACTCGCTCTAG
- the thrS gene encoding threonine--tRNA ligase translates to MTGPEQEMVSSVAATTPAPIAPVVLPKTSESENLLKIRHSMSHVMAMAVQKLFPKAQVTIGPWTEAGFYYDFDNPEPFTEADLKAIKKEMGKIIGRKLPLERIEVSREEAERRIKAQNEPYKLEILERLVEPITLYTLGEQWWDLCAGPHVANTSELNPKAFELESVAGAYWRGDETKAQLQRIYGTAWETADQLSEHKRRKEEALRRDHRRLGKDLDLFSIEDEAGAGLVFWHPRGARMRLLIEDFWRQAHFEGGYELLYTPHVADISLWKTSGHLDFYAESMFGPMEVDERQYQLKPMNCPFHVLTYASKLRSYRELPIRWAELGTVYRYERPGVMHGLMRVRGFTQDDAHVFCLPEQISDEILRILNLTERILSTFDFSNYEINLSTKPDKAIGDDAVWELATKGLIEALKRKGWAYKIDEGGGAFYGPKIDLKIEDAIGRMWQCSTIQLDFNLPERFELDYIAADGSKQRPIMIHRAIFGSLERFFGIMTENYAGDFPFWLAPEQIRLLPVTDEVLGYAEEFQNQLKAAGIRASIDRSGDRLGKLIRIGEKMKIPVLAVIGAKEAEQGAASLRSRRDGDLGVITKERLIATAQSANQDRKASLSFDNSVSVEE, encoded by the coding sequence ATGACTGGCCCTGAACAGGAAATGGTGAGCAGCGTCGCAGCAACCACCCCCGCACCTATCGCGCCTGTGGTTCTGCCCAAGACCAGCGAAAGTGAGAATCTGCTCAAGATTCGCCACTCGATGAGCCACGTGATGGCCATGGCAGTTCAGAAGCTATTTCCCAAGGCCCAAGTGACCATTGGTCCATGGACTGAAGCAGGCTTTTATTACGACTTCGACAATCCGGAACCCTTCACGGAAGCAGATCTCAAGGCGATCAAGAAGGAGATGGGAAAAATCATTGGCCGCAAGCTCCCGTTAGAACGCATTGAAGTCAGTCGTGAGGAAGCAGAACGTCGAATCAAGGCGCAAAACGAACCTTATAAATTAGAAATTCTCGAGCGATTGGTCGAGCCCATCACGCTCTACACCCTGGGTGAGCAGTGGTGGGATCTCTGTGCTGGGCCTCATGTGGCCAACACAAGCGAACTCAATCCAAAAGCGTTTGAGCTCGAAAGTGTGGCAGGTGCCTACTGGCGTGGTGACGAAACCAAGGCTCAACTTCAGCGCATTTATGGCACAGCGTGGGAAACCGCCGACCAACTGTCAGAGCACAAACGCCGCAAAGAAGAAGCACTCCGACGTGATCATCGCCGCCTTGGCAAAGACCTTGATCTGTTCTCCATCGAAGATGAAGCGGGAGCAGGCCTTGTCTTCTGGCACCCCCGGGGCGCACGCATGCGTCTCTTAATTGAAGACTTCTGGAGGCAAGCGCACTTTGAGGGGGGGTATGAGCTGCTCTACACACCCCACGTCGCGGACATCAGCCTTTGGAAGACCTCTGGACACCTCGACTTCTATGCGGAAAGCATGTTCGGCCCCATGGAGGTGGATGAGAGGCAATACCAGCTCAAGCCGATGAACTGTCCATTCCACGTTCTGACCTACGCCAGCAAACTTCGCAGCTACAGAGAACTCCCGATCCGATGGGCGGAGCTCGGAACCGTTTACCGCTACGAGCGACCGGGGGTGATGCACGGGCTGATGAGAGTCCGTGGCTTCACGCAAGACGACGCCCACGTGTTTTGCCTACCCGAACAGATCAGTGATGAGATCTTGCGAATCCTGAATCTCACAGAACGGATTCTTTCAACGTTCGATTTCAGTAACTACGAGATCAACCTTTCAACAAAACCAGACAAAGCCATCGGCGATGACGCTGTCTGGGAGCTCGCGACCAAAGGCCTGATCGAAGCCCTAAAACGCAAGGGTTGGGCCTACAAAATAGATGAGGGTGGCGGAGCGTTTTATGGACCCAAGATCGACCTAAAAATTGAAGATGCCATTGGTCGGATGTGGCAATGCTCCACCATTCAGCTCGATTTCAACTTGCCTGAGCGCTTCGAACTCGACTACATCGCTGCTGATGGCAGCAAACAGCGCCCGATCATGATTCACCGGGCCATTTTCGGTTCACTCGAACGATTTTTCGGGATCATGACCGAAAACTATGCGGGAGACTTTCCGTTTTGGCTTGCCCCAGAACAGATCCGGCTACTTCCGGTGACGGATGAAGTTCTGGGTTATGCGGAAGAGTTTCAAAACCAACTCAAAGCAGCTGGTATTCGCGCCAGCATCGATCGCAGCGGAGACCGACTTGGGAAGCTGATTCGCATAGGAGAAAAAATGAAAATCCCGGTGCTGGCTGTTATTGGAGCCAAGGAAGCTGAACAGGGCGCCGCGAGCCTGCGCAGCCGCCGCGATGGCGACCTTGGCGTGATCACCAAGGAACGCCTGATCGCAACGGCACAATCGGCCAACCAAGATCGGAAAGCATCACTTTCTTTTGATAACAGTGTGAGCGTCGAAGAATGA
- a CDS encoding DUF1824 family protein: MSDPAITGLADLNRLRTAPPLSVLERKTLKTELIAEMNHFAWFTVGVMASSSTEAMTCLRDLELAMGWPSMHLEDETRIDSGVFLKANQSTGCIRIRAEAGLGKGFLLSGHQGEWQQSGPTWGPLPLDLFRD; the protein is encoded by the coding sequence ATGAGCGATCCAGCGATCACTGGTTTGGCCGATCTCAATCGATTACGCACTGCTCCTCCGCTGAGTGTGCTTGAGCGGAAAACTCTCAAAACTGAGCTGATCGCTGAAATGAACCACTTCGCCTGGTTCACTGTTGGCGTCATGGCCTCCTCATCCACTGAAGCGATGACCTGTCTTCGCGACCTTGAGCTGGCGATGGGTTGGCCATCCATGCATCTCGAGGACGAAACACGCATTGACAGCGGAGTTTTCCTGAAAGCCAACCAATCCACCGGTTGCATTCGCATCCGTGCAGAGGCAGGCCTGGGTAAAGGCTTCTTGCTCAGCGGCCATCAAGGTGAATGGCAACAATCAGGTCCCACCTGGGGCCCCCTGCCTCTCGACCTGTTTCGTGACTGA
- the glk gene encoding glucokinase — protein MQPTTYLAGDLGGTKTLLAIYSDQNGELKQEHVQRYVSAEWTSLDSMLNHFLQARPDTNSTPQTSCFAVAGPVKNRAAELTNLGWTISQESLKQSAGLEQVELVNDFAVLIYGLPHFSDSQQITLQAGSTKNSENTQSEPGPVAILGAGTGLGMARGLPSNKGWIALPSEGGHREFAPRSDDEWGLVQWLKRDLSLERISVERVVSGTGLGHVMHWMLQQSKDAKHPLQEKAKAWRWNKPDHPDYHDLPASTCQYAKAGDQLANAAMTLWLSAYGAAAGDLALQELCTGGLWIGGGTAEKNQDGLKSIHFLNAMRQKGRFQPFLEGLTVRAVIDPEAGLFSAACRARELAESSGTLA, from the coding sequence ATGCAGCCAACGACTTACCTGGCCGGGGATCTCGGTGGCACCAAAACGCTCCTAGCCATCTACAGCGATCAAAATGGCGAGCTGAAACAAGAGCATGTCCAGCGTTACGTGTCGGCGGAATGGACGTCTCTGGACTCCATGCTCAATCACTTCCTGCAAGCACGCCCAGACACCAACTCCACTCCTCAAACCAGCTGCTTCGCCGTCGCTGGCCCGGTTAAGAACCGTGCTGCTGAACTTACTAATTTGGGATGGACGATTAGCCAAGAGTCGCTGAAACAATCGGCTGGTTTAGAGCAGGTGGAACTCGTTAACGATTTTGCTGTTCTGATCTACGGCCTTCCCCATTTCAGCGATAGCCAGCAGATCACGCTTCAAGCTGGATCTACAAAGAATTCTGAAAACACCCAATCCGAGCCAGGCCCCGTCGCCATTCTTGGAGCGGGAACGGGCTTGGGAATGGCTCGGGGGCTTCCGAGCAATAAGGGATGGATTGCCTTACCCAGCGAGGGGGGACATCGAGAGTTCGCGCCCCGATCCGACGACGAATGGGGCCTTGTTCAATGGCTCAAGCGCGATTTGTCTCTAGAGAGGATTTCTGTGGAGAGGGTTGTGAGCGGAACCGGATTGGGCCATGTCATGCACTGGATGCTGCAGCAGTCGAAAGATGCAAAGCACCCGCTTCAAGAGAAGGCCAAAGCATGGAGATGGAACAAACCAGATCACCCTGATTATCACGATCTCCCTGCTTCAACATGCCAATACGCCAAAGCAGGCGACCAGCTCGCGAACGCTGCAATGACGCTTTGGCTTAGTGCTTACGGCGCAGCCGCAGGAGATCTTGCCCTACAGGAACTGTGCACGGGTGGGCTCTGGATTGGTGGGGGCACGGCCGAAAAAAACCAGGATGGATTGAAGTCGATTCATTTTTTAAACGCCATGCGTCAAAAGGGGCGCTTTCAGCCGTTTTTGGAAGGTTTGACGGTGCGCGCTGTGATCGATCCGGAAGCTGGTCTGTTTAGTGCTGCTTGCAGAGCACGAGAACTGGCTGAGTCGAGTGGGACACTGGCCTGA